aaggctggaggaggcagtgctgggccaatgggatggaagagggctggaggaggcagtgctgggccaatgggatgaaggaggactggaggaggcagtgctgggcaatgggatggaagtgggctggaggaggcatggttgggtcaatgggatggacgagggctTGAGGAGTTGGTACTGTGCCAGCGGTATGGAACaggcctggaggaggcagtgctgggccaatgggactgaagagagctggaggaggccatgctgggccaatgggattgaagggagctggaggaggctctgctgggccaatgggactgaagggagctggaggaggcagtgctgggccaatgggattgaagagagctcgaggaggcattgctgggccaatgggattgaagagagctggaggaggtagTGCTGGGCCaaagggatggaagagggctggaggtagCTCTGCTGCGTCAgcaggatggaagagagctggaggaggcagtgctgggtcagcaggatgaaagagggctggaggaggcagtgctgggccaatgggatgggggtggggctggaggaggcagtgctgggccaatgagaTGGAAGAGGGCTTGAGGATTAGgtgctgggccagcgggatggaagatgcttggaggaggcagtgctgggccaatgggatggacgaggcctgcaggaggtggtgctgggtcagcgggatggacgaaggctggaggaggcagtgctgggccaatgggatggacgagggtTCCAGGAGGtgttgctgggccaatgggattgaagagagctggaggaggctgttctgggtcaatgggatggaagaggcctgcaggaggcagtgctgggccaatgggatggacgaggcctgcaggaggtggtgctgggtcagcgggatggacgaaggctggaggaggcagtgctgggccaatgggatggacgagggctgcaggaggtggtgctgggccaatgggatggaagagagctggaggaggctgttctgggtcaatgggatggaagaggcctggaataggcagtgctgggccattgggattgaagagagctggaggaggcagttctgggtcaatgggatggaagaagcctggaagaggcagtgctgggccagcagggtggaagagggctggaggagggagtTCTGGGATAATATGAtggaagggggctggaggaggcagtgctgggccaatgggacgcAAGAGGGCTGGAGGTGGcaatgctgggccaatgggatggaagagagctggaggaggcagtgctgggccaatgggatggacgtgggttggaggaggcagtgctgggccatcacTTAATGTGTTGGACTTCGGTAGTAGTCCAAAGCTAAATACCTCTGAGTTTTCCACATGTTCTTATCTTTCTCTCTCCACTTTGACTATATTTCCAGAGAGGTTTAAACTAACAGAAGACACCATCTGCAGGTTAGGTTTGAAGTAGAATTGGTTTTATTGGAATCAGTTTCAGAAATCAAAAGCAGAAAAATAAAGCTGAGAATCCAGTACAACATGGGAGTCACACAAATCAACAAGCCAAGAGTTGCCAAGAATGAACTAGGAAATAATAATCTATCTGTATATTTATCCGATTTTTTGTGTTTTATCCTCACTGCAGTAAACATCAACTGTAGTTGCAGGAAACCTGGTGTCTGTACTAAGATTAGCGAACTCCACCATCTCAGGTCCACCACCAAACCACTGGTTATCATGGAGGATTAGGGTACTGCATACTGCTCCTTCCCTTGCAGATCCCTCACTCGCTCCTGGACCCATTGATGCTTCGGGTCGGCACATACCAGACGATCCTTTACAGTCTTAAATCTGTGAAATGGAAAGGTCAGATTTTTGTGGTGGGTCATTGTGGATCTGAGGAAGGTTTATAATCGAGAAAGAGTGGATTTATCCAGCAACCAATCATAGTGTCAGAACAGCAGTCAGCATTACACAGAGAAGTAGTTTGAGAGAGCAGAGAGTGTTTGGTAAACAATACTCACATCACAGCAGCTCGGGAACAATAAAAAGTGCTGTGAACTATTATGTAGCCCACGAGGCGAGTTAGTGGCAATGGTCCTCTGATGTAGCGCTCACAGCATAGAGTGCCCACAGGAATAGTGGGAGCTGAAATGAAGAGATGGACCAATTAGTGGGTATTAAAGGCTGCCCCTCACAAACTGTCACAGCATCTATATACAATCCAAGTGTGTTATTTCcagaatcacacttacactgcACAAAACACTTGGAAAACACACAGTGGATGAAAGAGTGAgaaagtgaatgaatgaatgaaggagtgACGAACTGACCTGCAGAGACTTGCTGAGAGCAGATGCTGATGGTGAGAACGAGAATCAGGATTGCCAGGACCAGCTTCATTGTGGGTGAGTCCGAGAGCAGAGGTCGGGTGTCTGAACCTGACTCACTCGCACCTTTTTACTGCTCCATTTATACAGGAAACTGAGCTCAAACTGCTGATGTCATCAGCACTATTTCTGAGGTTCTCAGAAATgccaatttccacccccccccccccaaaacccatTGGGGGATTTTTGTGGAGAGACAGACTTTATGACCATATCAGAGCAGTTAGTTCTAATTTAATCTGGAACTGtcagtgacagactgagactcaaaGCAAATGATAATGATAGGGGGAAATAATGGGAAAGACTATTGAATTATAAAAGATGTGGGAGACAAAGAGGAAAGGAGAAATAGAAGACCAAGAGTACACATTAACAATAGCTGGTAGTCAACAGAATGAGAAATAGCAAGGGTTTTGTAGGGAAATTGGTTTAACTCTCTAAGCTCTTCAGAGtaatcagaggtgagagtgaccaaGATGAAATACTTCGCTATTTAATTGGATTTATTAACGTCAAAAGAAACATGTTTTACAGATGAAGATTCTGACAACTTTTAAGTCAGTAGCACAACATGAAATTCAGACTAGCCAATCCTTCTGCTTCAGGAGACTGAGGTTGTAGGCAGTAAGGAAGATGTAATTTTGTAAGGTTTTTCCCTATTACTGGTGCAGAAATATACAAGGTGCAAACTTCAGTTGTGAAACTACTTTACTGAGACAATTTCAGAACAAGTTTATCAAGCTTCATGCAAACTACAGCAATAAACTCAAGCAGTGATTTACAGGTTAACACCGGCTTTATACCCATATTAAGTCTAGATGGTAAAGCACACATCACAAAGCACACATCTCCTCTTGCTTCTTCGGTCTTCAATCTTCAagcttctttctcttttcctgttTTTTCTTGCCTTCTAGTCTCTGGTTCTTCTCCGCTGCCTGGGTTCAATCAGGAGGATCTCTTTCATCCTGGTTCTTATCCAATTAACCCCTTCCAGTGCACGATCATGCTCATCCCTGTGGTGGTCGTGCCCTGCGCATGCTTTTGTCCACTGATCATGTACATTCCACGTTAACTGTAATAGCCTGAAAATGATCATGTCAGGTTCTCCATATTCACCATTGTTCTCATTCTTCTTATCTTGAGCTGCTACATCTCATAGTCTCTTATCTCAGAAAGGTTCCAGCACATCTGATCTTTTAGCTTCTACAGACAATTTGATGTTTCTACAAGGACTTAGCTTTTTAGCTGCTGCAACTGATTTAAAACGTGACATCATTTCCCATGACCTTTCTcccatcaatttatatcattctcttTTTCTACATTTCCTACCTCACTGGACTACAAAAGGAGTCTTAATAACTCAGTGTTAATCTTATAAATTCCCCCTTTGAGGGGACAATATCCTTATTGACCTCTCATTGGCTTCTTTTAAGGAAAGCTGCAAACTCCAAGCTATGCATTTTTTGACTCACTTGATGTACAAGACATTTGCAGGGTCGGTGAAGTATTTATTCTTTCACAGTTTTCAGCTGATTAATATATTACTTTGTGTATTTTGAACTTCTTTACCCCAGGAAATGAATCAAATAATTTGCGGGACTCAAGCGGTCCACAATTGGGTATCGCCCCTTCCATTTGCGTTCAACGACATGCTCCTTTTTGCCATAATTCTGGACCATAACCATGTCTCCCACTTGGTATTTCTTGATCTGCTTCTTTGACTTCCCCAGAATTTGTGCTACAAACTGATTCATCTGATTTGTATACTCTATTACCTTTTCCAACCACTTAGAACTACATAGCCCTTGGAGTAGAGGGCTCATGCATGGCAAGGTCAGGTTCTCATCAGTCTCCTGGTCATAGTCTGATATGGTGATACCCCCGTTGTTTTGTGTGGGGTCGAGCGGATCACCATTAGACACGTTGAGGCATACTCGCCAATTGAGTGGGGTGGTCGGCACATAGTTTCTTCAACATCATTCTCAGGGTCCTATGACCCCTCTCCGCCACTCCCAAagactggaggggggggggggttgctgggagATGTGTAACTTATGTTTTATCCCCATTATTTCTTACAGATGGGTGAAAGATTTTTCAGTAAAATGTGAACCCTCACCACTATCGATCTGCAATGACACTCGCTACCTACACATCACCTCACTCAATAACCTTTCGGCAGTAGTGATTGCAATATTCGATCTGCAGGGGAACCTTCAATCTATTTAGTAAACTGCTGCACCACGACAAGGGCATAGGCATGATTCCCTTGGGTTTTGGGCAGGGTCTGATGAAACCAATTTGCAAGTGTGTCCAGGGTCCCTCTGGCAGCGGGGCATTCTGGAGGACAGTCCGATTTGTGTTGGTGGGGTTGGGGGCGAGGAGGAGGATTATGCTACAGACACACCAAACACTGTGAAACTGTGGATCACCCAACAGGGCTGCCAGATCAGCCTTGGAGTTTCCTGCACTATGGACATCTCCCTTCTTATGGGCTGAAACCTTACCAATAAAACAAGGTTAACTACTCTCCTTTAGGGATGTCCAGAGCAGGCTAAATAATGGCCTGTGAATGAAGGGATTGCCCTCCACAGTGCAGTATGCGTTCTTGTGGTACAGAGGAAGGGACAACATGGTGCTGATGGCATAGGCGCTGTCAGACCAAATGTTTACAGCTTGGTTAGAAGTTTCTATTACAGCAGTTAAGAGCGTGGCAATTTCTGCATACTGTGATGAATGACAGTTACGTTTGCATTGAATTACTCGTTCGGTAAAACAATTCGCAAAGCTGGTGCAGGGCAAACCGTGCACATAATTCAAGGacccatatacatatatatatatggccGGGGCATCGGAGACAGGTTCCTTCTGAACTGGGTGTGATTTGAAGTT
This sequence is a window from Heterodontus francisci isolate sHetFra1 chromosome 17, sHetFra1.hap1, whole genome shotgun sequence. Protein-coding genes within it:
- the LOC137379285 gene encoding C-C motif chemokine 7-like, which codes for MKLVLAILILVLTISICSQQVSAAPTIPVGTLCCERYIRGPLPLTRLVGYIIVHSTFYCSRAAVIFKTVKDRLVCADPKHQWVQERVRDLQGKEQYAVP